TCACCGATATCGTGATCGCCGCGTGTCATTTGGTGAACCGACACCGGTTCCGGTCGGACTGGGCAGCCGATCACTCGTCGGCGGGGTCGATCCCCGAAACCCTCACGATCGACCCTTTGCGAACCCATAGCAAGGCATTTTACGTGGGCAAGACAACCGTCAAATACTGCCCATCGGAGGGCCGATCAGTACCTATGTCAGCCGACGAACTCATCTGGCGGATCGCTGGCGGGTCGGGGGACGGTATCGCCTCGACCAGTCAGAACTTCGCCAAGGCCCTGATGCGGTCGGGGCTGCACGTCTTCACGCATCGTCACTACCCCTCGCGCATCCGGGGCGGCCACACCTACGTCGAGGTACGCGCCTCCGCCGATCCCGTCAAGTCGCGGGGCGACGGCTACAACTTCCTGCTGGCGCTCGGCGACTCGTTCGCCCGCAACCCGCAGGACGAGGCCTACTACGGGAACGAGGAGGCCAAGCCGCTCGCGGAGAACCTCGACGAGCTCCGCGAGGGCGGGGTCATCGTCTACGACTCCGGGCTGCTCGACCCCTCGGAGGTTCCGAACTTCGAGGAGCGCGTCGAGGAGAACGACTGGCACGTGTACGACATCGACCTCCGGTCGCTCGCGCGCGAGCAGGGCCGGGAGGTCATGCGCAACACCGCCGGCGTCGGCGTCACCTGCGCCATCACCGGGATCCCCCTCGAGGCCATCGAGGAGCTGATGCGCGACGCGATGCCCGAGAAGATCCTCGAGCCGAACCTCGAGATCATGCAGACGGGCTACGACCTCGTGCACGAGGAGTACGATGTCGACGCCCCCGACGTGTCCGTCCCCTCGGGCGACCACGACGAGGAGCAGGTGCTCATGTCCGGCTCCGACGCCATCGCCTACGGCGCCATCGACGAGGGCTGCCGGTTCATCGCCGGTTACCCCATGACGCCGTGGACCGAGGTGTTCACCATCATGAGCCAGAACCTGCCCGAACTGGGCGGGATCTCCGAGCAGGTCGAGGACGAGATCGCCGCGGCCGCGCTCGCCATCGGCGCCTCCCACATGGGCGTCAAGGCGATGTCCGGCTCCTCCGGCGGCGGCTTCGCCCTGATGGGCGAGCCGCTCGGCCTCGCGGAGATGACCGAGACGCCGCTGGTGCTCATCGAGGCCATGCGCGCCGGTCCCTCGACGGGGATGCCGACGAAGCCGGAGCAGGCCGACCTGGAGCACGTCCTGTACACGTCGCAGGGCGACTCCCAGCGCGTCGTGCTCGCGCCCGGCACCGTCGCCGAGGCGTACGAGGCGTCGCGACGGGCGTTCCAGCTCGCCTACGAGTACCAGATCCCGACGATGATCGTCTACGACCAGAAGCTGTCGGGCGAGCTGACGAACGTTCCGGCCTCGCACTTCGACCGCGAGCCCAACGGCGACATCGGCATGACGCTCACCGAGGACGAGCTGGCCGAGCAGCCGCACACGGCCGACGGCAAGTTCCACCGCTTCCAGCACGAGGGCGAGAACGGCGTCTCGCCGCGCTCGGTGCCCGGCCAGAAGGCCGGCCGCTACCTCGCGACCGGCAACGAACACAACCCGGCCGGCCACATCAGCGAGGACCCGGACAACCGGGTCGCGCAGATGGACCGTCGTCAGCGCAAGCTCGACGCCATCCGCGAGGACCTCGACGGCGACGGACTGCTCGTCGAACACGGCCCCGAGGACGCC
This genomic stretch from Halobaculum roseum harbors:
- a CDS encoding 2-oxoacid:acceptor oxidoreductase subunit alpha: MSADELIWRIAGGSGDGIASTSQNFAKALMRSGLHVFTHRHYPSRIRGGHTYVEVRASADPVKSRGDGYNFLLALGDSFARNPQDEAYYGNEEAKPLAENLDELREGGVIVYDSGLLDPSEVPNFEERVEENDWHVYDIDLRSLAREQGREVMRNTAGVGVTCAITGIPLEAIEELMRDAMPEKILEPNLEIMQTGYDLVHEEYDVDAPDVSVPSGDHDEEQVLMSGSDAIAYGAIDEGCRFIAGYPMTPWTEVFTIMSQNLPELGGISEQVEDEIAAAALAIGASHMGVKAMSGSSGGGFALMGEPLGLAEMTETPLVLIEAMRAGPSTGMPTKPEQADLEHVLYTSQGDSQRVVLAPGTVAEAYEASRRAFQLAYEYQIPTMIVYDQKLSGELTNVPASHFDREPNGDIGMTLTEDELAEQPHTADGKFHRFQHEGENGVSPRSVPGQKAGRYLATGNEHNPAGHISEDPDNRVAQMDRRQRKLDAIREDLDGDGLLVEHGPEDAEYGILTFGSQQGTVEEAVDRLNENGTSVKALTVAELAPYPVDAVRSFLDSVDEALVVEMNASAQFRGLTQKELGTHGEMLSSLLKYNGNPFEPAEIVEGFTTKLVDGGELPGNETKFVPAAGD